A stretch of Hydractinia symbiolongicarpus strain clone_291-10 chromosome 9, HSymV2.1, whole genome shotgun sequence DNA encodes these proteins:
- the LOC130657054 gene encoding ferrochelatase, mitochondrial-like, giving the protein MLLNVFLDKIDMNISSKTFLLARQKCLHTTVSRLLATSAACHTSTKPKTGVMMINMGGPSTLEEVGPFLSRLFHDKDLIPLPAQKQLAPFIATRRTPSIVEQYRQIGGGSPIRKWTEHQGEEMIKLLDKISPETAPHKFYVGFRYADPLTEDTLNEMEADGIERAIAFTQYPQYSCSTTGSSLNAIYRYYKQLNVPSSIEWSVIDRWPTHHGLIKAFTQTIVDELEKFPPEVKDDVVILFSAHSLPMSVVNRGDPYPQEVAATVQRVMEMLNFSHTYRLCWQSKVGPLPWLGPQTDEAIKGFVKNGNKNLLLVPIAFTSDHIETLFELDLEYAGQLAKEVGVENIRRSSAMNDNSIFIQALADIVRAHIYSGEACTKQLGLRCPLCVNATCGKTKEFFASRGQVL; this is encoded by the coding sequence ATGCTTTTGAACGTTTTTTTAGATAAGATAGATATGAATATCAGTAGTAAAACGTTTTTGTTGGCAAGACAGAAGTGCTTACACACAACAGTCAGTAGACTTCTTGCTACTTCAGCAGCATGTCATACGTCAACAAAACCAAAAACTGGTGTTATGATGATCAATATGGGTGGTCCTTCAACACTTGAAGAAGTTGGTCCTTTTTTAAGTCGATTATTTCATGATAAAGATCTGATTCCTTTACCTGCACAAAAGCAACTTGCACCATTTATTGCGACACGTAGAACACCATCAATTGTGGAGCAGTACCGACAAATTGGTGGTGGTTCGCCTATACGAAAATGGACAGAACACCAAGGTGAAGAAATGATCAAACTTTTAGATAAAATCTCCCCTGAAACAGCACCGCACAAGTTTTATGTTGGGTTTCGATATGCTGATCCCTTGACTGAGGACACTTTAAACGAAATGGAGGCAGATGGTATTGAGCGTGCTATCGCTTTTACGCAGTACCCGCAGTATTCATGTTCTACAACAGGCAGCAGCTTAAATGCAATATATCGCTATTACAAACAACTAAACGTACCCTCTTCCATAGAATGGTCTGTCATTGACCGGTGGCCAACTCATCATGGACTTATAAAAGCTTTTACCCAAACCATAGTTGATGAATTAGAGAAGTTTCCTCCCGAAGTTAAAGACGATGTTGTTATACTTTTCTCTGCTCATTCTTTACCAATGTCAGTTGTCAACCGTGGGGATCCATATCCTCAAGAAGTTGCTGCCACAGTGCAACGAGTGATGGAGATGCTTAACTTCTCCCACACGTATCGGTTATGCTGGCAATCCAAAGTCGGTCCTTTGCCATGGCTAGGACCGCAAACTGATGAAGCAATAAAAGGATTTGTGAAAAACGGGAACAAGAATTTACTTCTCGTCCCAATTGCCTTTACGTCTGATCACATTGAGACGTTATTTGAGCTTGATTTAGAATACGCTGGCCAGTTGGCAAAGGAAGTTGGTGTTGAGAATATCCGACGTTCCAGTGCAATGAATGACAATTCAATTTTCATTCAAGCTTTAGCTGATATTGTTCGTGCACACATATACTCGGGCGAGGCTTGCACAAAGCAACTGGGATTGCGTTGTCCTCTTTGTGTGAATGCTACTTGTGGAAAAACAAAGGAATTTTTTGCAAGCCGTGGTCaagttttgtaa